The following DNA comes from Triticum aestivum cultivar Chinese Spring chromosome 3D, IWGSC CS RefSeq v2.1, whole genome shotgun sequence.
CCACGGCGAAGCGAGCAGAGGAGGGGCGCCGGGGCgggcgcggccacggcggcggggcggggcggaccGCGGCCACGTGGCCACCGCCACGGCGGCGAGCAGGCCACGGGCGGCGGCGCCTGGCCATGACCATGGCGCCGAGCATGCCACGGACGGCGAGCTGGATACGGGCGCGTGTGATTAATTTTGGACGTCTGCTGGAGATATAGCTTGGCTGTATATTTTTGAGCATCTGCTGGAGATGTTCGGCCATTCACAGCGCTTAAACGCTACTTTGACGCTGTAAAAAAAATTTAGAGCGCGTCTTCGTTGGGcgtctgttgaagatgctctaagaaaATTCCGTAGACACGCCCGTGAGCACAATTTCGGCATGCATGCAGCTCATGCACGCTCTTgtcatgcgtgcatgcatgcgcAAGAGCTAGCGCACACTCGGCCTTGCGTGGTTTTGTATCACAAAATGTGCACGTCGCTCGCACTCGCAGGGCAGGGCGATGTATACGTACGTACCCATTAATTTGGTGTACTCACGACATACCACGACGTACCCATATACCGATGTTTTCGCTCGTGCGCACACAATGACACAAACGTATCAATCGCCGCGTGCACTAGAGGGTTAGATCGAAGGTGCAGGCTGGCTGGCACGCAAGGTAGCAAAATGATGTTGGTGAGAACCCATGTGGGGTGGGGTGGGATCATGAATGAGATGGATGAGTAGGCTCCCCTCTCGTGCATACGCACAGCGATGTACGGTACCTACCAACCAAGGCCGGCTGGCGGGGGGTGGCTCGCGTGATCCAAATGCACATGGCGCTGCGTGCTCGCATCTCACGGAGTGGCGGTCCCTCTCCTCTCCCGCTCCAATTACACGGCCAGTGAGTGGTACGGCACATGCAGGCGCAGGCGCCTCCCGGCCCCACCTAGTAGTGAGTGGTGCCACATCTGATTATTGTCTTAAGCAATGATGTGAGCGCTAGTGCACTGGTAGCATTTAACAACCCTACTGTACCCACTTGCATGCGCCGCACGTTAAGGGTATAtgctgtgtatgtgtgtgtattctGTCAGAAGCTGGCTGCACATGGAGACATCACAAAAAAGAAAAGGGAGGATGTTTGGGGTCAAACCCAAGAGTTAATCTGACAAGTCATCAGTCAAAACTAATTAACTCTGGCGGCATGTGAACTGCCATCAGTTTAGTTAGTTAGTGTCCCCTTCCAATTTGACTGGCATGTAGTAACTGTAAAAATGTCCAGTTCGGATTAATGAGCTATTATTACTTGCCCTCGTACTACGCTCATGGTGTCTATCTACCTCTCACGTGACGTTTCGATGGTTTGATCTGCAGAACGAGGTGTCCGTACTGTCTCCCCGGGTGGCATTTCTGGATCAGCAGCGGACGATCCTCACCGTCGGCAACAGCCACCTCAAGCAGCGGATCGCAGCTCTGGCGCAGGACAAGCTTTTCAAGGACGGTCAGTACTCCTTCCCACCCAATCATAAATTCACAAGTCCATCCATCCTGCATGACTCGTGAGGAATAACCAAAACCGTTTTGATCTGCAGCTCATCAGGAGGCGCTCAAGGAGGAGATCGAGAGGCTGCGGCAGGTGTACCAGCAGCAGAACCTCAGGATGTCGTCCGGCGCGGGCGCGGCCTCCGACCACGGCGGGCCGCCCCCTGTGCGCGCGGAGAAGGAGCTCATGAGCTGAAGCGATCATCGCATGTCCCTTCCgcgcagccgccccgccgccgcatcaTTGACCTGGGAGGGAACACATGGCATCATGAAATGCATGAATGAAACCGTCCATGCTTTTTttctcttgttcttctttttcttgtccatTGACCTGTGTATCATTCTTTGCATGTCGATTTCAGTTTTGGGTTTTTTACTGTGAAGAAAAAACTGAAGAGTGTGCCTCCGTTGTAAATTCCGTGTGTAGCATTGCATCTTGTGTACGTAGACTGTTTTCAGTTTAGTTTTGGAGCCATCGTTTTTTAGGAAAGTTTTTTGGGAAACCACATAAGCACAGCTCTTGCTTTGTATCCTCGTACTGATTTAGCGGAATTGTTGTATGTATTCTTCTGAATCCCTTGTTTCTCAGTAAATGTATATGTGGGCTTATGCTTCTTTTGTTACTAGCTTTATCCATTTGTTACGATGCTTCACTTAACTTTGTAACTTTTTTACTTGTTCCATGTGGTTTGAGGGCCGATGAAACTCTGCTCAGAAACTCATTACAGTGGATCCAACTTTGATCCTACGAAAATTCCTAAATACAGTTACCCCTGTCCAGCCTTCACATTTTCCATTCGATGATTTGGTGCACAACCCTGCATATTTGTTAATTGTTCTCCCACCGATTAGTATAATACTTCctgtgtaaactaatataaaaacgtttagatcactaaaatagttatctaaacgctcttatattagtttacggagggagtacactgCAACAGCCCTTAGATTTTCAGTACTGCTCCTCCACGAATTAAACTGCACAAATCTTTGTAGCAATGTTTCTTCTCTCTGTCAATTTCAGACACACGGCCCTTGTCAAGTCGGTCATCTCCTCCCAAGCGGTGTACTCTATCATGCCTCTCATCGTGCTGCCAAGCTCACTTCATAGCCTAAACAGAATTGAGAgggctttcctttggtccggcGCAGATAAAACAACGGGAGCCAAGTGCAACGTCAATTGGAAAGTGTTGTGCAGACCAAAGGAATACGGTGGTTTAGGAGTGCTCAATACCGACAAGTTTGCACGTGCTTTGCGCCTACGTTGGCTTTGGTATGAATGGACGGAGCACCACAAGCTTTGGGTGTGTTTTGGCAACCCTTGCACCGAGGATGACCTGGAGTTTTTCTACGCCTCTACCACTATCACCGTGGGTGACGACACAAGAACACCGTTTTGGGACGACCCTTGGCTTCTTAGGTGCAAGCCCAAGGATATTGCGCAGCTAATCCATGAGGCATCAAGACAGAAGAATTGGAAGGTGTGCGAGGCTCTTAGAGGGAATGTGTGGATCCTCAAAATCTACCACAACACCGCTATCTTCGGTGTCCACATTCGGGAAATTTTCACTCTTTGGATGCTTGTGCTCAACTTCCACCTTGATGAACAAGCCAAAGATGAAATTGTTTGGAAACATGCGAATAATAGAATTTACATGGCAGCCACCGCATTCAAGGCCCAATTCCTTGGTTTGACCCTCTCTCACATGGACCGCACGTTTTGGAAGGGTTGGGCTCCTCCCAAGGTTAAGTTCTTTGCTTGGTTGGCATTGCAAGATAGAATTTGGACAATCGATCACTTGGAGAGGCGCGGGTGACCAAATTGTGCCATTTACCCTCTTTGCAAGAGGGAGCAAAAAACAGGCGATCACCTTTTCTTCAAATGCTGCTACATGATTAGGCTTTGGAGGGCCATCATCGAGAAGCTTGGCTTATATCACATGGATATCTCCACATGGCACCTTGATGATACCGTCAATGAGTGGTGGGACAAGAAAACTGATAATAGCAATCCTAATTGGCATGCAATAGCCTCGCTCACCATGCTTGTCTCTTAGACCATTTGGAATGAAAGAAATGCTAGTGTTCCGTCACAAAAGCATGCCACCGCCTATTCTCCTTAACATCATCTTGGAGGAGGCCAACCTTTGGGTTACCACGGGCGCTAATAAACTAGGGAATTTGTTGTCAGGCGAGTAATTGTCATGGCGTTTTTATGGGTGTTTAtaaaactctaaactctattctctCCTTGTTTAATGGATTGGGCAAATCTTTttcctccgtttcgaaaaaaaatcatGCCCAAGAAAATAACAGAACTGTCAACTACAGACAAATAAGCAACCAGTCAACAGTTTCGTACTCATTTCAGATATAAGCAATCTACTCCTTCTGTAAAAAATATATCTAGTGATCTAagtgctcttatatttctttataaagGGAGTATAAAATAACACTGACACGATCGCAAGCAGAACTAAATTAGTCAAATCACTCTTTTTTTAGGGGTAAGGCCGACTTTATTAATCAAAGTCCATAAAATGTGGGATAACGTTATCGTCATGTGGTTGGGCAAACCACACATGATGCCCAGAAACTAAATTCAAAGCATATCTAGCTAAACTATGAGCTTCGACATTGCTACCTCGACCTTCAAAAATAAATTTACAAGAAAAAGAAGTACTATGATCATTAACCTCTCTAATGATGGCTGCATGTTTTCCATAGTTGCCTTGCTCGATGTCTGATAATCTGTTTAGCATCTGATGCCACCACGAACTgttggatgaggagatcctcggcGCTTCTCTGCACGCCATTGTTTCTCAGATAACATGAGGGACTCATGCTCTCTTCAGCAAATTCAGGTCGTGctattttttttgagggaaaagcaTGCTCTTTATTGATCGAATTCCACATATAGTGGTATAATGTTTACATTATGTGGTTGGCCAAATCACACATGACGCCCTGAAACTAGATTAAGAGTGTATCTAACTAAACTATGAGCTTCTATATTACTATCTCGACCTTCAAAAATAAAGCTACAAGAAAAGGCGGTAGAAGGAGCTTTGATCTTGCTGATGATTGCACCATGTTTGCCATGAGAGCCTTGAGCAATGTCCCGCACTACTTGTTTTGCATCTGACGCTACCACAAAATGCTGCAAGAGAAGATCCTCGGCAGCACAAAGTGCCTCCCTACAGGCCAGCGCCTCCAGGGTCATTGGATCATCCATTCCTTGCACCACCAAAGCAGTACAGTACTAGTACCCAAATAGTTACCATCGGCATCCCTGCACACCACGGCTGCAGAACCGCCTCGTCCTGGTCTCACGGCAGCATCCACGTGAATCTTTGCATGGTTCGCTGGAGGTGCTCTTGGGCGAGAACTTCCGTGTATAGCCACGTCAACCCTTCAGGTCGTGCTAAAGTCGCAAAATGCAGACATGACATGCAAGGCCCACCGGCCAATCTGCCATGGCCCACGGGTATCTACTAGATAGAGACACTGTTCACGGCTCACACACACTTTTGGCTCCAAAAAAAGGCTCACACACAATTTTGGCTCAAAAAACAAAGGCTCACACAcacttctagttctagttctagctAAGAAAAAGGCTCGCACGCACTTCTAGCTAAAAAAAAGGCTCACACACACTTCTAGCCAGACTACTAGACTTTTTTTTTGTCACGATAGAGAACTAGTTCACTCCCACAATGGACTGATGTACGGTTGCTCCGCGCACGCCTCGCCGCCGTAGGAAGGGTAAAAGGAGCAGTAGCTTCTCCCTTCGTCCCACTCCATGGCCATGCCGTCCGAGTACCACTCCCCCACGCGGTCGCCGTTGAAGAAGCCAAAGGCGGCGCCCTCCATCTCCTCCGCCCAGTACCCCACGGCGTTGCCGTCGTCGTCCAGGACGTACGGCCCCGGCGAACACCCGCAGCCGTCGAAGCCGGACACGACGATGCCGTCGAGCCCGCAGTCCTCGCAGCCCGCCTCCTGGTGCGGGTGGATCAAGTTCAGCTCCTGCAGGCCGTCGTCGACCCAGCCATCGCCGACGTCGTCGGCCGGGAAGCCGAGCTGATGACGCTTGCCGTGcactgccgccgcctcctcctcctcctcctcgacggcgAGCGACGCGTCCAGGAGCTCGACGAGAAGCTCGGCGCCATCGACCTCCGGTACCTCCGTGACGCAGTGCTCCCGCTCCTGCTGCAGCTGCACGATGCCCTCCATGCTGAATATTGTAGTTCCTTTGTGTGCAGAGGAGATGAGAATGTTGTTCAGGTGTAGGTGTGTGTGGTGCGTTGATCATGGCAGGGTGGTGAGGTGTGGTGTGATGATTTCAGTGGGAAGCGTTTTATAGCGCGAGGTGGGGTGGGACGTGCCAGCTGTGTGGGTACCGAATTGATCGGCAGGATGGATGGATGGCATGCATGTGGACCGCACACCACTTGACGGCATTGATGCATGGCTAGTGCTGATCAAGGGTCGAATTGCTTCTACTGATCAAGGGTCGAATTGCTTCTAATGGGAGCGACCTAAATACATGACCCAACTTTATAttaactttgtactaaaattagtataaaattgggtcatctattttaaaatggagggagtaattgtTTCGTGCATGCATTCGGTTTCGCCGTGTTGCATTTGCACGTATTGTCACTCCAGCTTGAGAGCGCCGGGAGGCTTCCTTAGACCCTGTACAACGGCAGGTGCTTACACAGGTGCCTGAGTAAAGAAAACCCGGGTTTTTTCTAGAGATTGTATTGCACAGGTGCTTAGTAAGGCAGGCAGAAGCAAATATTTCCGTCCGGTGCTAGCCGGTGCTCGGGAGAAATAACTGCTCCCTGCAAGCCACGAATGCTTAAACCCAGTGTCTTCATTGATATTTTTTCCGGTAAAaggtggattttattgactcaaaatacaATAAGCACATATCCGACCTCTGCATAGGTAGAATGCACAAAATCActacgaacacacgcacgcacacacaaaacgccgacaaatagcaaagtcatatatgaCCAAAGCTAGCTATGCCTAagcgagaaaaaagaaaaaaaaaacgaaGCGACCAAACCTGCGGTTGACAAACTACAACTATGACATAAGAAGAATAAAAACTAGCACCCCCGTGAATGCACTCTGCATCAGGAAGTAACAGAATTTCTAAGACGCAACGCATCTAGCACCGGTGCACAGGCACCTGCGTTGTACATGGCCTTAGGTGTGTTTGGTTGAAACGAGAGTGAGGGATGGGTTGAGATTGTCCATTTTCTGGTGTTTGGTTCCAAACCCAACGTACGGTCTCAGTCAACTATATAGAATATACCTCAAAGATTATGAACCCGCTAAAATCCATCAGCTGAAGCTGCCACCCTTTGCATGCATGGCCATGTGAAGAGGTTATGGTTCTGGCTGTGGTCTCATCCCAATTGAATCATCTCTTGCATACAGCCAAATACTTTGCTTGACTGTTTTCAACCCCAAAAAAGGTCGGAATCCATCCATACTTGGCCTTCCACCAAACACACCCTCAGTTAGTTCTAATGACCATCAAAGCATAAGACTCTAGAAAGTATCAAATGGCGGAGCATGAAGCTTAAATCCGATAGTAGAAGTTGACGATAAGACTCTTCCCCTATTTTGCGGTTTGTTAGACTTTTGACTTCTTTTTTTCTAAATCAACGCTAACAATCCCGTGCATGCTTCAGAGAGAAAGCGGATGAGTAGACCGTTAGGCGCTCCTTCTGGCGACGGCTCGGGCGCCGTGCCCTGGTCGCCCAGTGCTCCGGCCGGCGAGGGCTGGGAGGTGGTTAGGAGAGGTCCTGGCTCCTCCCCGGCTTGGTCGCGGCGGGGCGCGGCGGTGGGTTCGGTGGTGGCGTCCGTAGGAGGTAGGTTTTGGGCGCTGGCAGGAGAGGAGccggaggaagtggtcggcgaggATCTGGAGTCAGAGGCAGGGCGGCCGGTGCCGGAGGGCCCGTCGTTGGGTGATTTTGTCGCCTACGCGCAAGCCGAGGGGAGCGGCGCCGCTGGGGCGCGCCGTCGCTTCGCTCCGGGTGGCCGGGGATCGCGCGCCGTCGCTGTTCGGGCCTGGCAGCCCTCGCAGACCCCGGTCAGGGGGGCGTCTCCTGGAGATGCCGCGCGGACGATCAGGTCGAGGGCGGCGTCAGCGATGCTCGCTCCTGTAGCCTCGGAGGCTGCGTGGCCGAGCCTGCCGTCGCAggtggccgccgccgccggtcaggggccggaggaggtggaggcggcggcaggGCGGTCGGCGGAGGTCGATGGCTCTGTTTCCTCGCAGGCTAGGGTTGGCGCTGCTGGGCCTGGGGCCGTGGTCGGGCTAGTGGGCCGTGGGCCGGCCCCCGTGCCTGGGACGGGTGGCGAGGGTGTGTCTTGCCAAGTGGGGCCCACACATCAGCCTGCGGGCGGTGGCCTGGTTCCTACTGGGCCGACTGGCCCGGCTAGGCACGCGCCAGCGCTTCCTAGGGCTAGGCCCAGCCACGGCACATATATATGGCTGCGGCGCGGCTGCCTCGCCCCCTCGCTAGGGTTTCCCGCAACCAGAAACGAGGTGCGGCGCCTTGCTCACCTCGCCAGATCCATCCGCCCCACCCCCTTCCCTCGCTTCCCATTTCGTTTGCTGCAGCGGTGATGAGCGAGCGGCGCATGGAGAAGAGGCCGATGGAGGCCCAAGACCTGGATGGGGAGCGGCGGAGGGAGAGAGACCTGCGGGAGAAGGCGTCGCAGGAGATGCGTGCGAGGAAAAGTGGTAGATCCGACCGCTTCCAAGAGCAAGTGGGGCGCGAGGGGGATTGGGGTCCTCCTCCCCCCTGGTGGATCCAGCAGcaggagagaaagaagaagaagaaggagatggcgcGGCGGCGGGAGCTGGAGCGGAAACCAATGGATTATCCTAACTGTGGTGGTGGCCACGGGGATCCATTGGCCAAGAGGCCCAGGGCGGCTTCCGCCCCCCAGACGGTGCCGCTCCTCCCTGGATCGAAGGGTACGGCGGACGAACCCATCCCAATGGAGGATGTGCCGAAGGCCCCGGAGGTGGAATGTTTCAAGTGCGGGAGACTTGGCCATTTCCAGTCGCAGTGTAAGTTCAAGTCTTTGTGTGTGCTGTGCAAGGAGGAGGGACACGCGTCTGCGCACTGCCCGACGAGGGGTCAGCAGCCTTGTTTGCAGATCATGGGTAGCGCAATTTCTGGGGAAGGCTTCTTTTGTCTGCAATTCGAAGAGGAGGAGGAATCCGAGGGTCCACGACAGCTCTCTGTTGGCAACGCCGCCATCCTCTCGGCTGAGCCAGGACGTCTGAGCCTGCGGATTCTTGTTCAGGAGCTCAACCACATGGTCACGGGGGAGTGGGACTGGCAAGTCACCCAAGTAGGAGAGGACGATTTCATGGTGGTGTTCCCTTCAGCAGATCTCCTGCATATGGCCCGGACTAGTGGCAAGCTTTTCCTGTCTATCAACGATATCATTGCTAGGGTGCGTGATGTGGAGCAAGAGGTGATCCCCCCGATGGTGATGCCAGAAGCTTGGGTGCGGCTCTACGGGATCCCTGAGAAACACCGCAAGATCGAGCGAATCAAGGAGGCTTTTAAGATGCTGGGACGTCCGATCGTGGTCGACGAGCTTTCCCTCATAAAGTTGGGGCCTGTGAGGATGAAATTGGCCTGCAAGTCGCCGGCTAAACTTAACGGCACGGTCGAGGTGTGGTTTAACCAAGAAGGGTATCAGATCAAGGTGGAGGTGGAGCGGATGCCGCGGAGGCTGGGGGACGGAAGTGGTGCGTCTGGGGCGGGCCCATCCGCCCCCTCCCACAAAGCCAACGTGATGCGGGCGGGCAGCCCAATCTCAAGCCCGGGACATCCGCGGTGATTCACTCCAAGCAAGTTGCTAAGGGTGCGGCAACGGGCAACTCTGCGGCTGGGGGGCACCAGCAGGTGGCGCCGGGCGCGGGTGCGGCCCCGGCTGGCCAAGATGTGGAGATGGGCGAGCTGCAAGAGGACCCCGAAGAGAGTATTCCAGACACTTCCATCGACACGGAGACTTGGGAAAAGTTGGGTGTGATAGCTACTCAAGACACTGCTGTTAGTTTCCCCCCCTCGCCCGCTCCCTGGATCAGTCCTTCGACCAGTACGGCTCCAACTTGCCTCAAATCAAGCCTGTGCCCTTGACGTTGGTGTCGAAGGAGTCAGACCCCTTGCATGCTTCTCCAGCGCGCGTAGGGGGCTCGGGGTCAGGTCGCGAGGCAACAGACCTTACCCCGGCCTCGGGCAAGCGGATGTCGAGCGGCTCCGGACGGCAGGGCAAGAAGACAGCAGGGAGGAAACCAGGGAACAAGACGGGGGCCAAGGAGGCGGCGGGTGCGATCGAAGCGCTGGGTGGAGAGCTTGGAGCGGCTCTGGAGGCGCCAGGGCCGGCGACCAAGGCCAAGCG
Coding sequences within:
- the LOC123074761 gene encoding uncharacterized protein, producing MEGIVQLQQEREHCVTEVPEVDGAELLVELLDASLAVEEEEEEAAAVHGKRHQLGFPADDVGDGWVDDGLQELNLIHPHQEAGCEDCGLDGIVVSGFDGCGCSPGPYVLDDDGNAVGYWAEEMEGAAFGFFNGDRVGEWYSDGMAMEWDEGRSYCSFYPSYGGEACAEQPYISPLWE